AAGTATGTATGAAGATTTTGATGGTTTCATAAGAGATGTTGTATTTAAGTTTTTTGAACGTTTAGAAGAAAAGTATTATAATTTAGCTAGTAGTATTATTACAACTGCTCCTTTTGCTTATGAATACATGGAAGAAATGTATGGAATAGATAAAGAAAAAGTTGTACACATACCTCATGGTATAGATATAGATAAATTTGATGAAAACATTCAACAAAGTGACGATATCCTAGACCAAGAACTTAACAACGTATTAAACAACTATTTCTGTATAACCTATACAGGTTCACTATCAAAAAGTGAAGGTTTAGATACTTTTGTAAAAGCAGCTAGATATTTAAAAGAATATGAAGATATAAGAATTGTTATAGTAGGTAATGGAAAAGAAAAAGAGAATCTAATAGAAATAATAAATAAAGAAAGTTTAACGAATGTTATTATGTTTGATAGAATAGAAAGAGATTCAGTACCTTTGGTTTTAAAAAAATCTGATATTTTACTTTGTGGGCTAATGGAAAGGAAAGCTTTTGACTATGGAATTAGCAAAAACAAGTTTTATGATTATATGGCAGCAGAAAAGCCTATAATATTTGCATCTAATGTTAGAGGAAGTTTAATTGATGAAGCAAAAGCTGGA
This genomic window from Tissierellales bacterium contains:
- a CDS encoding glycosyltransferase family 4 protein, which codes for MNSNKKYNIMILNHHASSPDVGGGGRHYEIGKLLSENGHKVTIIASSYAQGKKVYRFPQEIVMKKLNDDFSFVWLKTKPAYKNTFTRFINYIDYMRKASKFHTFEEPPNVIIASSVHPLAWVAGYELSQKYNAKFIVEVRDLWPLSMYEDFDGFIRDVVFKFFERLEEKYYNLASSIITTAPFAYEYMEEMYGIDKEKVVHIPHGIDIDKFDENIQQSDDILDQELNNVLNNYFCITYTGSLSKSEGLDTFVKAARYLKEYEDIRIVIVGNGKEKENLIEIINKESLTNVIMFDRIERDSVPLVLKKSDILLCGLMERKAFDYGISKNKFYDYMAAEKPIIFASNVRGSLIDEAKAGITIRPNDPRKLSESILYLYNNMGTLGKEYGENGRKYVEKYHTTEKVAQDFMKVITSN